A single window of Uloborus diversus isolate 005 chromosome 5, Udiv.v.3.1, whole genome shotgun sequence DNA harbors:
- the LOC129222768 gene encoding uncharacterized protein LOC129222768: MFPLCRTCAENTQQDPCAHCDDDRALTGTWVSEELKLAKKKGYQITDMYEVYHFPTSSNVLFRDYIDLFLKIKQESSGWPRECSTEDEKREYILRYEAKEGILLDSNAISKNPGRRQVAKLALNSFWGRFGMNTNKTSLVFVNSIPTFNKYMADSTKIIKDVFFPSDELAALQFVSAAEFVKQDTSTNIFVAAFTTAWARLKLYEEMDKLGTHVLYHDTDSIIYSSDGTNDPPLGNFLGDFTDELDGGTISVFVSGGPKNYAYTTSDGETCCKVRGFTLNHRNVQLLNFDSIKQLVLSLDEPSSINIHNPAKICREPKRRKIMNKVENKMYQIIYNKRVIQPDYSTLPYGY, from the exons ATGTTCCCTCTTTGTCGTACGTGTGCCGAGAATACGCAGCAGGACCCGTGTGCACATTGTGATGATGACAGGGCATTAACTGGTACATGGGTAAGCGAAGAGTTAAAGCTCGCAAAGAAAAAGGGGTACCAAATAACCGAT ATGTACGAAGTTTACCATTTCCCCACTTCATCCAATGTGCTGTTTCGCGATTACATCGACCTGTTCCTCAAAATAAAACAGGAGAGTAGCGGCTGGCCTCGTGAATGCAGCACAGAAGATGAAAAGAGGGAGTACATACTCCGTTACGAAGCCAAAGAAGGCATATTGCTGGACAGCAACGCCATTTCAAAAAACCCAGGAAGAAGACAAGTTGCCAAACTGGCTCTTAACAGTTTTTGGGGACG ATTTGGCATGAACACAAACAAAACCAGTTTGGTGTTTGTTAATAGCATCCCTACCTTCAACAAATATATGGCCGATTCAAcaaaaatt ATCAAAGATGTTTTTTTCCCATCTGACGAGCTGGCCGCCCTACAGTTTGTTTCTGCAGCCGAGTTTGTGAAGCAGGACACCAGCACCAACATTTTTGTAGCTGCTTTCACAACTGCATGGGCGCGGTTGAAGCTGTATGAGGAGATGGACAAATTAGGGACTCACGTACTCTACCATGATACAGACAGCATCATTTATTCCAGTGATGGAACTAACGACCCTCCTCTCGGAAACTTTCTTGGGGATTTCACGGACGAATTGGACGGTGGCACCATCTCTGTTTTTGTGTCTG GTGGCCCGAAAAACTATGCCTACACTACAAGTGACGGGGAAACTTGCTGCAAGGTACGTGGGTTTACCCTAAACCACAGGAACGTCCAGCTCCTCAACTTCGATTCTATCAAGCAGCTCGTGCTAAGCTTGGACGAACCCTCCTCCATCAATATCCATAACCCGGCAAAAATTTGCAGGGAgccaaaaaggagaaaaattatgaataaagttgaaaataaaatgtatcaaataaTCTACAACAAAAGAGTCATACAACCGGACTATTCGACCTTGCCCTATGGGTACTAG